In Candidatus Margulisiibacteriota bacterium, a single genomic region encodes these proteins:
- a CDS encoding integrase core domain-containing protein: METFNIERANRSLDEEFIAANLYRYDADFCLAEFNSKLLGHLIWYNTKRVHKSLGNITPLDFMNTNLKSHMYGTYTLGCILLSML; encoded by the coding sequence ATGGAAACATTCAATATTGAGCGTGCTAACCGCTCTTTGGACGAGGAATTCATTGCCGCTAATCTATATCGTTACGATGCTGATTTTTGTCTTGCAGAATTTAATTCTAAACTCCTGGGGCATTTGATCTGGTATAATACAAAAAGAGTACATAAATCTTTGGGCAATATTACGCCCCTGGATTTTATGAATACCAACCTTAAGTCTCATATGTATGGAACTTATACACTTGGTTGCATATTATTAAGTATGTTATAA